A genomic region of Xanthomonas campestris pv. phormiicola contains the following coding sequences:
- a CDS encoding peptidoglycan-binding protein has translation MARDYTKAENLDIIEREAKERHIPVDDFMRFAYIETGGKFNEQASRGPNSAKGLFQFTPGTAAAYGISGRELDAVANTDAAARLYQDNQHSLTRQHDKDHRPYLSGKPQPDGLDMYMAHQQGAGGYRSIQAAVATGSFAREDTRPNILNNVPREKDAAGAKQFEAYTGSSLAEFKKMSDQDMAKTFLKYWDTKFDHIAIPEKGIKPVAEGHAPQPVPAGRMQPHAPVHPAAHPATTAKQDGHDGIKLTAAYEMGIKYDDVKYAINIKDHKLSHPGVDGKHLEQGYIDCSGWVTELQNKTMLEINRKAGHEVFGQKDLLTQGMVGSGDIVKKASLSSGALLQGQDVFKPGALKEGMVIGVDAKHKSGHDYWHGIDHIMMVVRDPKSGELLISQSSGSKGVNTMPLDDYLASHKNAKLFAADPLAKARDLLQDRQQTQSQSQTHGQGHDARTSLKPGEQGPDVKAMQQSLIELGIKDNSGKLLTGTGYYGDKTREVVANLQREKGIEPTGVADKLTLDALSKLQTQGRTEAKPNPAAAEAQRADNPLFTQALEKLQKQGPNGGFNSREEMQRAAGQVAFEAKVGGMSRIDDVVHSTDGKGLIAVERNPNNPHDVNRAYVDKQHAATVPLEQSQQQLAAETQRQAQEQTQDQRTQTQSPTR, from the coding sequence ATGGCACGCGATTACACGAAGGCCGAGAACCTCGACATCATCGAGCGTGAGGCCAAGGAACGCCACATTCCGGTCGACGATTTCATGCGTTTCGCCTATATCGAAACCGGCGGCAAGTTCAACGAGCAGGCCAGCCGCGGCCCGAACAGCGCCAAGGGCCTGTTCCAGTTCACCCCCGGCACCGCAGCGGCCTACGGCATCAGCGGCCGCGAACTGGATGCAGTGGCCAATACCGACGCCGCGGCGCGTCTGTACCAGGACAACCAGCATTCGCTGACCCGGCAGCACGACAAGGACCACCGTCCGTACCTGTCCGGCAAGCCGCAGCCCGATGGCCTGGACATGTACATGGCGCACCAGCAGGGCGCCGGCGGCTACCGCTCGATCCAGGCCGCGGTCGCCACCGGCAGCTTCGCGCGCGAAGACACGCGTCCGAACATCCTCAACAACGTGCCGCGCGAAAAGGATGCGGCCGGGGCCAAGCAGTTCGAGGCCTACACCGGATCTTCGCTGGCCGAGTTCAAGAAGATGTCCGACCAGGACATGGCCAAGACGTTCCTGAAGTACTGGGACACCAAGTTCGACCACATTGCGATCCCGGAAAAGGGCATCAAGCCGGTCGCCGAGGGTCATGCCCCGCAGCCGGTCCCGGCGGGTCGCATGCAGCCGCATGCGCCCGTGCATCCGGCCGCACATCCGGCCACGACCGCCAAGCAGGACGGCCACGACGGGATCAAGCTCACCGCCGCGTACGAGATGGGCATCAAGTACGACGACGTGAAGTACGCGATCAACATCAAGGACCACAAGCTTTCCCACCCCGGCGTGGACGGCAAGCATCTGGAGCAGGGCTACATCGACTGCTCCGGCTGGGTGACCGAGCTGCAGAACAAGACGATGCTGGAGATCAACCGGAAAGCCGGCCACGAGGTGTTCGGCCAAAAGGATCTGCTGACGCAAGGTATGGTCGGCTCCGGCGACATCGTCAAGAAGGCCTCCCTCAGTTCCGGCGCGCTGCTGCAGGGCCAGGACGTGTTCAAGCCCGGCGCGCTGAAGGAAGGCATGGTCATCGGCGTCGATGCCAAACACAAATCGGGCCATGACTACTGGCACGGCATCGACCACATCATGATGGTGGTGCGCGATCCCAAGAGCGGCGAACTGCTGATCAGCCAGTCCAGCGGCAGCAAGGGCGTCAACACCATGCCGTTGGATGACTATCTGGCCAGCCACAAGAACGCCAAGCTGTTCGCGGCCGATCCGCTGGCCAAGGCACGCGACCTGCTGCAGGACAGGCAGCAGACGCAGTCGCAGTCGCAGACGCACGGCCAAGGCCATGACGCGCGCACCTCGCTGAAGCCGGGCGAGCAGGGCCCCGACGTGAAGGCGATGCAGCAGAGCCTGATCGAGCTCGGCATCAAGGACAACAGCGGCAAGTTGCTGACCGGCACCGGCTACTACGGCGACAAGACCAGGGAAGTGGTGGCCAACCTGCAGCGCGAGAAGGGCATCGAGCCGACCGGCGTCGCCGACAAGCTCACCCTCGATGCGCTGAGCAAGCTGCAGACCCAGGGCAGGACCGAGGCCAAGCCCAACCCGGCCGCCGCCGAGGCGCAGCGTGCCGACAATCCGCTGTTCACCCAGGCGCTGGAGAAGCTGCAGAAACAGGGACCGAACGGCGGTTTCAACAGCCGCGAGGAAATGCAGCGTGCGGCCGGGCAGGTGGCGTTCGAGGCCAAGGTGGGCGGCATGTCGCGCATCGACGACGTGGTCCACAGCACCGACGGCAAGGGTCTGATCGCGGTGGAGCGCAATCCCAACAACCCGCACGACGTGAACCGCGCCTACGTGGACAAGCAGCATGCCGCCACGGTGCCGCTGGAACAGAGCCAGCAGCAGCTGGCAGCGGAAACCCAGCGGCAGGCGCAGGAGCAGACCCAGGATCAGCGCACCCAGACGCAATCGCCGACGCGCTGA
- a CDS encoding lysozyme inhibitor LprI family protein, producing MAIVKLLPLSCLFALCGLTAACNGGSSAPAPAAASAAAATAPASASAPPAGDAPAANAQAPSAPSTQADAAAAPSKPSGENVVLRPSYDACISAAAGVTPTMQDCIDTEYAYQDGRLNTVYKALMAKLGDAEKNALREQQRKWIADRDEKCFYDPDSGQAGRVDAAECRLDMTAKRADELEAR from the coding sequence GTGGCCATCGTCAAGCTTCTTCCCCTTTCCTGCCTGTTCGCGCTCTGCGGTCTGACCGCGGCGTGCAACGGCGGGTCTTCCGCGCCGGCGCCGGCTGCGGCATCCGCTGCCGCTGCTACTGCGCCAGCGTCGGCGTCGGCACCGCCCGCAGGCGATGCGCCTGCGGCGAATGCGCAAGCGCCGAGCGCGCCGTCCACCCAGGCGGATGCCGCCGCCGCACCATCCAAACCTTCAGGAGAAAACGTCGTGCTGCGACCTTCCTATGACGCCTGCATCAGCGCCGCCGCCGGCGTGACCCCGACGATGCAGGACTGCATCGACACCGAATACGCCTACCAGGATGGCCGCCTGAACACGGTCTACAAGGCGCTGATGGCCAAGCTGGGCGATGCGGAAAAGAACGCGCTGCGCGAGCAGCAGCGCAAGTGGATCGCCGATCGCGACGAGAAGTGTTTCTACGATCCCGACAGCGGGCAGGCGGGGCGCGTGGATGCCGCCGAATGCCGTCTCGACATGACCGCCAAGCGCGCCGACGAACTGGAAGCGCGCTGA
- a CDS encoding peptidoglycan-binding protein, whose translation MSDKDWELGQTSKHYETGGRGASTVSSGIDDPGGVSYGSYQMTSQVKTKEGTVIVGGTVAAFVKDSKYADDFAGLKPGSADFSAKWKELARTDDSFAQEQHDYIKRTHYDKLVDRLQDKGLDLSDRGPAVQDALWSTAVQYGPGSDKKPGGSGVFLKGMEAKFGKDYDLSKLSDKEIVGAVQDYKAEHVKELFPRVEKQKTLDSLQNRAENEKADLLKLADQDKTVTRSGEQPARHERTSHADKSHGGNGPHAENGDGVLKRNEQGAAVKDLQEKLSKLGYLDAKDAIGTYGPKTEAAVEKFQQDNRLKGVDGKAGTETLASIDKSLQRQQGVDQLRRDNPMFDQAVKQLEKQGPNGGFGSREEMQRAAGQVAFEAKVNGMSRIDDLVHSTDGKGLIAVERNPNNPHDVNRAYVDRQQAATVPLEQSQQQLASETQRQAQEQSQDQRRTQAQSVPSPTR comes from the coding sequence ATGAGCGACAAGGATTGGGAACTGGGTCAGACCTCGAAGCATTACGAAACCGGCGGACGCGGCGCGAGCACGGTGTCCTCCGGCATCGACGATCCCGGCGGCGTGTCCTACGGTTCCTATCAGATGACCTCGCAGGTCAAGACCAAGGAAGGCACGGTCATCGTGGGCGGCACCGTCGCGGCCTTCGTGAAGGACAGCAAGTACGCCGACGACTTCGCCGGCCTGAAGCCCGGCTCGGCCGACTTCAGCGCGAAGTGGAAGGAACTGGCCAGGACCGACGACAGCTTCGCGCAGGAACAGCACGACTACATCAAGCGCACGCACTACGACAAGCTGGTCGATCGGCTCCAGGACAAGGGCCTGGACCTGTCCGACCGCGGTCCGGCGGTGCAGGACGCGCTGTGGAGCACGGCGGTCCAGTACGGCCCCGGCAGCGACAAGAAGCCCGGCGGCTCGGGCGTGTTCCTGAAGGGGATGGAAGCGAAGTTCGGCAAGGACTACGACCTGTCCAAGCTTTCCGACAAGGAGATCGTCGGCGCGGTGCAGGACTACAAGGCCGAGCACGTCAAGGAACTGTTCCCGCGGGTGGAGAAGCAGAAGACCCTCGACTCGCTGCAGAACCGCGCCGAGAACGAGAAGGCGGACCTGCTCAAGCTGGCCGACCAGGACAAGACGGTGACCCGGAGCGGCGAGCAGCCGGCCAGGCATGAGCGCACCTCGCATGCGGACAAGTCGCATGGCGGCAATGGCCCGCATGCAGAAAACGGCGATGGCGTGCTCAAGCGCAACGAGCAGGGCGCCGCGGTGAAGGACCTGCAGGAGAAGCTGTCCAAGCTCGGCTACCTGGATGCGAAGGACGCCATCGGCACCTACGGTCCGAAGACCGAAGCGGCGGTGGAGAAATTCCAGCAGGACAACCGGCTCAAGGGCGTGGACGGCAAGGCCGGCACGGAGACGCTCGCCTCCATCGACAAGAGCCTGCAGCGGCAGCAGGGCGTGGACCAGTTGCGCCGCGACAATCCGATGTTCGACCAGGCGGTCAAGCAATTGGAGAAGCAGGGGCCGAACGGCGGCTTCGGCAGCCGCGAGGAGATGCAGCGCGCGGCCGGCCAGGTCGCGTTCGAGGCCAAGGTCAACGGCATGTCGCGCATCGACGACCTGGTGCACAGCACCGACGGCAAGGGCCTGATCGCGGTGGAGCGCAACCCGAACAACCCGCACGACGTGAACCGCGCCTACGTGGACCGGCAGCAGGCCGCCACGGTGCCGCTGGAGCAGAGCCAGCAACAGCTGGCATCCGAAACCCAACGCCAGGCGCAGGAGCAGAGCCAGGACCAGCGGCGTACCCAGGCGCAGTCGGTGCCGTCGCCGACGCGCTGA
- a CDS encoding efflux RND transporter permease subunit, with protein MKSGSSLVSALTRASTVFAVVLVVTACGILAIGRLPIQAFPTIKYATIDISTVYYGADPETIEGFISSPLEQAVSPAKGIDFVTSASKEGQSEIVLHLTLDADPAATLAQVQSLVNAVLSNLPSGTQSPAIVLNYGDESILDLALTSATATGPQMSEYALRVLKPEIATIPGVRSVSVNDSLPLAMRLNLDPYKMTAYGLTAEAVRDKIAGNNYVAGVGTIDGDSVSLPLTIASGLGTVTGFRNLVVGTVNGSPIHIRDIGSAEIGTSREKFAAYADGVPGIFLDVVPNDGANIIQVAQAVKNKVALLQRTLPPGIALTVNEDDTEFTRHALREVLQALAEALLVVSLIVFVALSNIRSALIPVIAVPLALLGSLWCLSVLGYSINELTLLALVLSVGLVVDDAIIVVERHERHLESGFSPHDAADRAVSELLRPIVSMTIVLAAAYLPIALLPGIAGVLFREFATTLVASVSFSALIAVTVSPLLCRFIVRRSSHVAGASGAETWRKVLRSFDRLQARSLANYRLVSVCGGLLIVATVFFFVGSRQELAPQEDQGYVHLRGHAAPEMSFAASRRFDQDVLARIARFPYSGHSWNTVTPASIRGGISLTNWSSRPPTADAIDQLRQALHDVTGFSFSLYQSESLPTEDGDPVEFVVEGAGELDDLTKVTQEILAKMKASGLFAYLETSQQLGQPKSRIVLDRAKLADFNLDVQSVSNALSPMLSGSYINYFNYEGRSYKVISAAERDSRKLGRDVLDYPVATVNGQPVLLRAVAHLETTTGADVLRHFQGQRAITISGELAKGVSRGQVADYLADVTNKFPKDYSSDISGPMREYTKNQKGYAVTLLLSIAVVYLTLASFYNSLTDPIIILVSVPTSLSGALLFVWLGLDQLSVNLYTDVGLLTLIGLISKHGILLVEVANEQQDLGRCKRDAILVALDIRLRPILMTSAAMIIGSLPLLFIGGPGSAARSTIGCIVIAGLGIGTFLTLLIVPAFYMLLAKPRAALVENSGTSLIPADRV; from the coding sequence ATGAAGTCTGGATCCTCCCTGGTTTCGGCGCTGACCCGCGCCAGCACGGTCTTCGCCGTCGTTCTGGTGGTGACGGCATGTGGCATCCTGGCGATTGGCCGCCTTCCGATTCAGGCATTCCCGACCATCAAGTACGCCACCATCGACATCTCCACGGTCTACTACGGCGCCGATCCGGAGACCATAGAAGGCTTCATCAGCTCTCCCCTGGAGCAGGCCGTGTCGCCTGCGAAAGGCATCGATTTCGTCACCTCTGCCAGCAAGGAAGGCCAGTCCGAAATTGTCCTGCATCTGACCCTCGATGCTGATCCAGCGGCGACGCTGGCGCAGGTCCAATCGCTGGTCAACGCGGTCCTGTCCAATCTTCCCTCAGGAACACAAAGTCCTGCCATCGTCCTCAACTACGGTGACGAAAGCATCCTGGATCTCGCGCTGACCAGCGCCACCGCGACCGGCCCGCAGATGTCCGAGTACGCGCTGCGCGTGCTGAAACCGGAAATCGCCACGATTCCCGGCGTCCGCTCCGTTAGCGTCAACGACAGTCTGCCGCTGGCGATGCGCTTGAATCTTGATCCTTACAAGATGACGGCCTACGGACTCACCGCAGAGGCGGTCCGCGACAAGATCGCGGGAAACAACTACGTCGCGGGCGTAGGGACGATCGATGGAGACAGCGTTTCGTTACCGCTCACCATCGCGTCCGGGCTTGGCACGGTTACCGGGTTCAGGAATTTGGTGGTGGGCACGGTCAATGGGTCGCCCATTCACATCCGTGACATCGGCAGCGCGGAGATCGGAACGTCGCGCGAGAAGTTCGCCGCGTATGCCGATGGGGTTCCCGGCATCTTCCTGGATGTCGTGCCCAACGATGGCGCCAACATCATCCAGGTCGCCCAGGCGGTCAAGAACAAGGTTGCGCTATTGCAAAGGACGCTTCCCCCCGGTATTGCCTTGACCGTAAACGAGGACGACACGGAATTTACGCGCCACGCGCTTCGCGAAGTGCTACAGGCTCTTGCCGAGGCGCTTCTGGTGGTCAGCCTGATCGTGTTCGTCGCCTTGAGCAACATACGATCGGCGCTTATTCCGGTGATCGCGGTACCGCTTGCGCTGCTGGGGAGCCTCTGGTGCCTCAGCGTGCTCGGCTACAGCATCAACGAACTCACCCTGCTTGCGCTGGTACTTTCCGTAGGATTGGTCGTGGACGACGCCATCATCGTCGTCGAACGTCACGAGCGTCATCTGGAATCGGGCTTCTCGCCACACGACGCAGCGGATAGGGCAGTATCCGAATTGCTGAGGCCGATCGTCTCGATGACAATCGTACTGGCAGCCGCCTATCTTCCTATCGCGCTTCTGCCCGGAATCGCCGGCGTCCTGTTCCGGGAGTTCGCCACCACCCTCGTCGCATCTGTCTCCTTCTCCGCGCTTATTGCCGTCACAGTCAGTCCCTTGCTGTGCCGGTTTATTGTTCGGCGATCGAGCCACGTTGCTGGCGCAAGCGGCGCCGAAACCTGGCGCAAGGTGCTTCGGTCATTCGACAGGTTGCAGGCTAGATCGTTGGCGAACTATCGGCTCGTGAGCGTCTGCGGCGGCCTGCTGATAGTCGCGACGGTGTTTTTCTTCGTAGGCAGCCGACAGGAACTGGCGCCTCAGGAAGACCAAGGATACGTGCACCTTCGCGGACATGCCGCTCCGGAAATGTCTTTTGCAGCGTCCCGGCGCTTCGACCAGGACGTCCTTGCACGCATAGCCCGTTTCCCCTATTCGGGACACTCCTGGAATACGGTCACGCCGGCGTCGATCAGAGGCGGGATCTCCTTGACCAACTGGTCATCGCGCCCTCCTACGGCCGACGCCATCGATCAGCTGCGACAAGCACTCCATGACGTCACCGGATTTTCCTTCTCGCTATATCAGTCGGAATCGCTCCCCACCGAAGACGGCGACCCTGTCGAGTTCGTCGTCGAAGGGGCGGGCGAACTGGACGACCTCACCAAGGTAACGCAAGAAATCCTGGCAAAGATGAAAGCATCGGGCCTATTCGCCTACCTCGAAACCAGCCAGCAGCTTGGCCAACCGAAAAGCCGCATCGTCCTTGACCGCGCAAAGTTGGCCGATTTCAATCTGGATGTGCAAAGCGTTTCCAATGCGCTCAGCCCCATGTTGAGCGGGAGCTATATAAACTACTTCAACTATGAGGGACGCTCTTACAAGGTAATCTCTGCAGCCGAGCGCGATTCGAGAAAGCTTGGCCGTGACGTACTGGACTACCCGGTCGCAACGGTCAATGGGCAGCCGGTCCTGCTACGGGCTGTCGCACATCTGGAGACGACCACCGGCGCGGACGTGCTACGCCATTTCCAGGGCCAACGCGCCATTACCATCTCCGGCGAATTGGCGAAGGGAGTCTCCCGCGGGCAGGTGGCGGATTACCTTGCGGACGTGACCAATAAGTTCCCAAAGGACTACTCCTCGGATATCTCGGGCCCGATGCGCGAGTACACAAAGAACCAAAAGGGCTATGCGGTGACGCTACTGCTGAGTATCGCGGTGGTCTATCTAACGCTCGCTTCTTTCTACAACAGCCTTACCGATCCGATCATCATCCTCGTTTCGGTACCCACCTCGCTGTCGGGCGCGTTGCTCTTCGTGTGGCTCGGCCTCGATCAGCTTTCGGTAAACCTGTATACGGACGTTGGACTGCTCACGCTGATCGGCTTGATCAGCAAACATGGCATCCTGCTGGTCGAGGTGGCGAACGAGCAACAGGACCTGGGCCGCTGCAAACGCGATGCGATCCTTGTCGCCCTCGATATCCGGCTTCGGCCAATACTGATGACATCCGCGGCGATGATCATCGGGTCACTGCCCCTGCTTTTCATAGGCGGCCCCGGCTCGGCGGCACGGTCGACGATCGGATGCATCGTGATCGCAGGGCTGGGCATCGGAACCTTTTTGACGCTGCTGATCGTGCCTGCGTTCTATATGCTATTGGCGAAACCTCGCGCAGCGCTTGTGGAAAACAGCGGCACTTCGCTCATCCCGGCCGATCGAGTTTGA
- a CDS encoding efflux RND transporter periplasmic adaptor subunit, translated as MSASESQPRGAGHSPRWRAIAVLALCIVGFAAYRHKATLANPPPAASGSMALPVVAAATVVCTDWNRHESFSGVVRASHRADLTTDTAGIVDSVHFDSGKSVQAGELLVQLRLNDGPGVLAETEADLTLAQKNFARAVEQLRLGAISQEEFDSLRHAMEAAKARLAAQRARVEQRSVRAPFAGTVGIRKVDPGQFIQAGDVITTIDGRTPLLFDFSLPQSLLPSIRVGQRGRIAVEGYGKKSFDATVSSLPPIADPQSHNISARATFAGDPQALVSGMFGTMRLDVETLRAVRTVPRSAILSSTHGDTLYLLSTAAKEAVVHQVPVAVKDDDGDRAVVEGQFKCNDRIVVSGQIKIEDGARVAVAPHE; from the coding sequence ATGAGCGCAAGCGAAAGTCAACCTCGTGGCGCAGGGCATTCGCCGCGCTGGCGCGCCATCGCCGTTCTTGCGCTATGCATCGTTGGATTCGCAGCGTATCGGCACAAAGCCACCTTGGCGAATCCGCCGCCAGCAGCGTCCGGCTCGATGGCATTGCCGGTTGTCGCCGCAGCGACGGTGGTCTGTACCGATTGGAACCGGCACGAGTCCTTCAGCGGAGTGGTCCGCGCGTCTCATAGAGCCGATCTCACCACCGATACCGCGGGCATCGTGGACTCCGTGCATTTCGATTCGGGCAAGTCCGTGCAGGCCGGCGAGCTTCTCGTGCAGCTGCGCTTGAACGATGGGCCGGGTGTGCTGGCCGAGACGGAAGCGGATTTGACGCTGGCCCAGAAGAACTTTGCACGCGCCGTCGAGCAGTTGCGCCTGGGAGCGATCAGCCAGGAGGAATTCGACTCGCTGCGCCATGCGATGGAAGCGGCAAAAGCACGGCTCGCGGCGCAGAGGGCTCGTGTCGAGCAGCGAAGCGTTCGTGCACCATTCGCCGGCACCGTGGGCATCCGTAAAGTGGATCCTGGTCAGTTCATTCAGGCGGGCGACGTCATCACGACGATCGACGGGAGAACGCCTCTGCTCTTCGACTTTTCACTTCCGCAGTCGCTACTTCCCTCGATCCGCGTCGGACAGCGTGGCCGGATTGCGGTCGAAGGCTATGGCAAGAAGAGCTTCGATGCGACCGTAAGTTCTCTGCCCCCGATCGCCGACCCGCAAAGCCACAACATTTCCGCGCGAGCGACCTTCGCCGGGGATCCGCAGGCGCTTGTGTCGGGCATGTTCGGGACGATGCGCCTGGATGTGGAAACACTGCGCGCCGTCAGGACAGTCCCGAGGAGCGCGATACTGTCCAGCACGCATGGCGATACGCTGTATCTGTTGAGCACCGCGGCGAAGGAGGCCGTCGTCCACCAGGTTCCGGTGGCGGTAAAGGACGACGATGGCGACAGGGCGGTCGTCGAAGGACAGTTCAAGTGTAATGACAGGATCGTGGTCAGCGGGCAGATCAAGATCGAGGACGGCGCTCGTGTCGCTGTCGCACCGCATGAATAG
- a CDS encoding MFS transporter, which produces MQTHPSDRQTPMLKRQRWTFATAFTGNAVYFSIIPFLALFLADVLHMEAGVVGTVLAMRAFASQAFTLPGSVAGRLLGPRPTLALSSLLRAVAYFLLAMGRTEAMLIAAVLVIGVASSITTGLSSALVSGRERGRNVLAFANLATFRNAGEIIGFLVGGWLCPRYFERVCIAASLIYLATTVSFLLIFKQGDLSLEDPRGKEHLPAGIRILSRRFFATCIGVAPYSILVAQLYVVVPLFILSSQNRADFLGLGLSIAALVGVVAQALFSLYGASIYLNKVATSLSYILMGGAFVLLPVCSYLGLSDWVSSVCCGALLTFGTVFAYPSAMAHIRACSNGRDTGLYFGIYYTLASVLTAIFTKWLVGIGVHTHKDWIVYGALMLIAVLGAVADWVLSAKPGIEENAAPPRPVANVLIPASTSVEGKRP; this is translated from the coding sequence ATGCAGACACACCCTTCGGACAGGCAAACACCGATGCTGAAACGGCAACGCTGGACATTCGCGACCGCATTCACCGGAAACGCGGTCTATTTCTCCATCATCCCGTTCCTGGCACTCTTTCTCGCCGATGTGCTGCACATGGAAGCTGGAGTCGTCGGGACGGTGCTCGCGATGCGAGCGTTCGCCAGCCAGGCCTTCACCTTGCCCGGTTCCGTGGCCGGGCGCCTTCTCGGTCCCAGGCCCACCCTCGCGTTGAGCTCCCTGCTCCGTGCGGTAGCGTATTTCCTTCTGGCCATGGGCCGCACGGAGGCGATGCTGATAGCCGCGGTGCTTGTCATCGGAGTGGCCTCATCGATTACCACAGGCTTAAGTTCGGCGCTGGTGTCCGGACGGGAGCGCGGGCGGAATGTGCTCGCATTCGCCAACCTGGCCACGTTCCGCAACGCAGGTGAGATCATCGGGTTCCTGGTTGGAGGATGGCTCTGTCCACGCTACTTCGAGCGCGTGTGCATCGCCGCATCGCTGATCTACCTGGCGACGACCGTTTCATTCCTGCTGATCTTCAAGCAGGGGGATCTGAGCCTGGAAGACCCGAGAGGGAAAGAGCACCTGCCTGCTGGCATTCGGATTCTCAGCCGCCGTTTCTTCGCGACCTGCATCGGCGTGGCGCCCTACTCCATTCTGGTGGCACAGCTCTATGTAGTAGTTCCGCTATTCATCCTTTCGTCGCAAAACAGGGCCGACTTTCTTGGACTAGGCCTGAGTATCGCGGCGCTCGTCGGCGTGGTGGCGCAGGCGCTGTTCAGCCTGTACGGCGCGTCCATCTACCTCAACAAGGTTGCGACATCACTGAGCTATATCTTGATGGGAGGCGCCTTCGTGCTACTTCCTGTTTGCTCGTATCTCGGCCTGTCTGACTGGGTGTCGTCGGTGTGCTGCGGTGCCTTACTCACATTCGGCACGGTGTTCGCGTATCCGTCCGCAATGGCGCATATCCGCGCATGCTCGAATGGCCGCGATACCGGCCTTTATTTCGGGATCTACTACACGCTTGCATCTGTTCTCACGGCGATTTTCACGAAATGGCTGGTCGGCATCGGCGTGCACACGCACAAGGACTGGATCGTCTACGGTGCGCTCATGCTGATCGCAGTGCTCGGCGCCGTCGCCGACTGGGTTCTTTCCGCCAAACCGGGCATCGAGGAGAATGCCGCACCGCCGCGACCTGTCGCGAATGTATTGATCCCAGCGAGCACTTCGGTTGAAGGAAAGCGTCCATGA
- a CDS encoding efflux transporter outer membrane subunit — MGPDFKSPAPDYRNVALPPIQERTASANVAGGDPEALQVGGDVASRWWELYQSAELTTLVEQAVRDNPDLHAAHEALNRAKQLERAEGGRRLPSVNADISQQRSRYAQAEDGDTGAPSHYAISEARLGAIYDMDLWGGIRRSIEASGAQTDYARFELEASYLALTSHVATAAFEKSGLDERIRIQKHIIELQRQWLDLVEGQAKIGTRSDFDVALQQSTLAQSKSSLETLLVDREQVQHRLAALLGKPPAAVADVSIDLDTLKLPATLPVTLPSRLVEQRPDVRAAEAALHAQTAMVGVATAQRFPDITISARLGAASLDPSRLFGAGNGFWSVSTGASQSIFDAGSLKHRQRAQEAAMHEADARWRATVIDAFRALSDALSRLQHDAVKLQLAADDEAATRRIQTLLERRNAIGSVSTVQLIAAQEAYQTSSLGLAQARTDRFIDTVVLYEELGGGWWRRDDAGEQQAH; from the coding sequence TTGGGACCAGATTTCAAGTCCCCTGCTCCCGATTACCGCAATGTGGCTCTGCCGCCCATTCAAGAACGGACCGCCTCGGCGAATGTGGCGGGCGGGGATCCCGAAGCGCTCCAGGTCGGTGGCGACGTGGCGAGCCGATGGTGGGAGCTTTATCAATCCGCCGAACTGACGACTCTGGTCGAACAGGCCGTTCGCGACAATCCCGACCTGCATGCTGCACACGAAGCGCTAAACAGGGCAAAGCAACTCGAACGCGCAGAGGGCGGCAGGCGATTGCCTTCGGTGAACGCGGACATCTCCCAGCAACGCAGTCGCTATGCGCAGGCCGAGGACGGCGACACCGGCGCACCAAGTCACTATGCCATCTCCGAAGCACGACTGGGCGCCATCTACGACATGGACCTGTGGGGCGGCATTCGTCGCTCCATCGAGGCCAGCGGCGCGCAAACGGATTACGCTCGCTTCGAACTCGAGGCATCGTACCTTGCGCTGACCAGTCACGTGGCGACCGCGGCCTTCGAAAAGAGCGGCCTCGACGAGCGAATCCGCATCCAGAAGCACATCATCGAGCTTCAGCGACAGTGGCTCGACTTGGTCGAAGGGCAGGCAAAGATCGGAACTAGGAGCGATTTCGATGTCGCGCTGCAGCAGTCGACGCTTGCCCAGTCCAAGTCCTCGCTGGAGACGCTGCTGGTGGATCGCGAGCAGGTACAGCACAGACTGGCGGCTCTGCTGGGGAAGCCACCCGCAGCGGTTGCCGATGTCTCGATCGACCTGGACACGCTGAAGCTTCCTGCCACTCTTCCGGTTACGCTACCTTCGAGACTGGTCGAGCAGCGTCCGGACGTCAGAGCGGCGGAAGCGGCACTGCACGCGCAGACCGCGATGGTGGGTGTTGCCACCGCTCAACGCTTTCCCGACATCACGATCAGCGCCCGGCTCGGCGCCGCCTCACTGGATCCCAGCAGGCTCTTCGGTGCAGGGAATGGATTCTGGTCGGTCTCCACCGGCGCGAGCCAATCCATATTCGACGCCGGATCGCTCAAGCACCGCCAGCGCGCCCAGGAGGCTGCGATGCATGAGGCCGATGCGCGATGGCGAGCGACCGTCATCGACGCATTCCGGGCCCTCTCCGATGCCCTGTCGAGGTTGCAGCACGATGCTGTGAAGCTGCAGCTTGCTGCCGATGACGAGGCGGCCACGCGCCGAATCCAGACGCTATTGGAGCGTAGGAATGCAATTGGCAGCGTATCCACTGTGCAACTCATCGCGGCACAGGAAGCCTATCAGACCTCATCGCTCGGACTGGCCCAGGCGCGCACCGATCGCTTCATCGACACGGTCGTTCTGTATGAGGAACTCGGCGGCGGATGGTGGAGGCGCGATGACGCTGGTGAACAGCAGGCACATTGA